One uncultured Flavobacterium sp. DNA segment encodes these proteins:
- a CDS encoding family 10 glycosylhydrolase, producing MSPNHDVFKHPEWMIEYGGKIYYDPALPEVQQHLTKVVKEVVDNYDIDAIHFDDYFYPYTVPGKTFNDTASYKKYGAGLSLGDWRRANVSNFVHTISTMIKTSKPWVQFGISPFGVWRNKSVDPKGSETQSTANYDDLYADPVLWMDQKWIDYILPQLYWSMNNPKASYSKLVKWWSENSNNTALYIGHASYKIRSDADKSWNFATEIPNQIDYARNFKNVGGSAYFSSKWFMDKNFDIVRLLEENQYKYPALPAPVPNLKHTIIDTPIVDEFQKDSTKYSFNIKSPLNTIVRYMVVYGGDNISKVDINDPSKIIDKIRVSQDTGTILFSIPSEKINKYKACAVTFVDYYANESSPTAIDIKKSFKTYIPAQPNENR from the coding sequence TTGAGTCCAAATCACGACGTTTTTAAACATCCGGAATGGATGATTGAATATGGCGGAAAAATATATTATGATCCTGCTTTACCTGAAGTTCAGCAACATTTGACAAAAGTGGTGAAAGAAGTAGTGGACAATTATGATATCGATGCGATTCATTTTGATGATTATTTTTATCCGTATACCGTTCCCGGAAAAACATTTAACGATACAGCATCTTACAAAAAATATGGTGCAGGTTTAAGTCTTGGCGATTGGCGTCGTGCCAATGTGAGCAATTTTGTTCACACCATTTCGACAATGATCAAAACAAGCAAACCGTGGGTACAATTCGGGATAAGTCCGTTTGGAGTTTGGCGTAATAAATCAGTAGATCCTAAAGGTTCTGAAACCCAATCAACAGCAAATTATGACGATTTGTATGCAGATCCAGTTTTATGGATGGACCAAAAATGGATTGATTATATTCTGCCACAATTGTATTGGAGCATGAATAATCCGAAAGCTTCTTATTCGAAACTAGTAAAATGGTGGTCAGAAAACTCTAATAATACAGCACTTTATATTGGACACGCTTCTTATAAAATCAGAAGTGATGCTGACAAAAGCTGGAACTTTGCTACTGAAATTCCAAATCAGATTGATTATGCCAGAAATTTTAAAAACGTAGGCGGAAGCGCTTATTTCAGTTCTAAATGGTTCATGGATAAAAACTTTGATATTGTACGTTTATTAGAAGAAAACCAATATAAATATCCGGCACTTCCGGCTCCGGTTCCTAATTTGAAACACACTATAATTGACACACCAATTGTAGATGAATTTCAAAAAGACAGTACTAAATATTCGTTCAATATTAAATCTCCCTTGAATACAATCGTGCGTTATATGGTGGTTTATGGAGGTGACAATATCTCAAAAGTAGATATCAATGACCCTTCTAAAATAATTGATAAAATAAGAGTTTCTCAAGACACCGGAACAATTTTGTTTTCTATTCCATCTGAAAAAATAAATAAGTACAAAGCCTGCGCTGTAACATTTGTTGATTATTATGCAAATGAAAGCAGTCCAACTGCTATCGACATAAAAAAGAGTTTTAAAACCTATATCCCTGCACAACCTAATGAAAACAGATAA
- a CDS encoding MFS transporter: MKTDNKPWFWIPLLNFASGLPYAVIISVSVIMYKKLGISNKDIGLYTSLLYLPWVIKPLWSPFIELFGTKRKWFLSMQLLISIAFLLVGFTIPTSGFFMMTLAIFWVAAFASASNDIASDGFYLLVLPEDKQSFFIGIRSTFYRLAMLAGNGLIVLLAGYLEHKYGDNTKAWSYTMIAVGLLMTFITIYNFFSTPKTEINASEKPIDTNKQSFASIFASFFRKKQIIIVLAFILSFRLGESQLIKMLTPFLVDPIKYELVETRSDEGQTKALELYNSKVKNGEKLSNSELQSLYSKLPVLVEMRDQKKPLAEVENKDKEEYKNVNKARIDFVNQLIANKGNQKTIEKGGMGLETEDIGLIYGTFGLIALTLGGILGGIAISKQGLTKWMLPMILTMHLPIIGFILLAHFHPASIYYIYAVVIIEQFGYGFGFAAFMMYLIYVAEGESKTAHYALATGFMAMGMMLPGMVSGYIQEYLGYGNFFIWVFLATIPGIILSRFLIFPKDFGKKSEEV, from the coding sequence ATGAAAACAGATAATAAACCCTGGTTCTGGATTCCGCTTCTCAATTTTGCATCTGGTTTGCCATATGCAGTAATTATCTCAGTTTCGGTAATTATGTACAAAAAACTCGGAATCTCTAACAAAGACATTGGTCTTTATACCAGTTTATTATATCTGCCTTGGGTAATCAAACCGTTATGGAGTCCGTTTATTGAGTTATTCGGAACCAAAAGAAAATGGTTTTTATCCATGCAATTGCTGATTTCGATTGCCTTTTTATTAGTCGGTTTTACGATTCCTACAAGCGGTTTTTTTATGATGACTTTGGCCATCTTTTGGGTTGCCGCTTTTGCTTCAGCTTCAAACGATATTGCCAGCGATGGCTTTTATTTATTGGTTTTACCCGAGGATAAACAATCTTTTTTTATCGGAATTAGAAGTACCTTTTATAGACTCGCAATGTTGGCCGGAAACGGATTAATAGTTTTATTAGCGGGATATTTGGAACACAAATACGGAGACAATACCAAAGCGTGGTCGTATACAATGATTGCTGTTGGTTTACTAATGACTTTTATAACGATTTACAATTTTTTCTCAACACCAAAAACCGAAATAAATGCAAGTGAAAAACCTATTGATACTAACAAACAAAGTTTTGCAAGCATTTTTGCAAGTTTCTTCAGGAAAAAACAAATCATTATAGTCCTTGCTTTTATACTATCATTCAGATTAGGAGAATCGCAATTAATTAAAATGCTGACACCTTTCCTGGTAGATCCAATTAAATATGAATTGGTTGAAACAAGATCAGACGAAGGTCAGACAAAGGCATTAGAATTATACAATTCAAAGGTTAAAAACGGAGAAAAATTATCTAATTCAGAATTACAATCCCTTTATTCTAAACTGCCTGTTTTAGTAGAAATGAGAGATCAAAAGAAACCACTGGCAGAAGTAGAAAATAAAGATAAAGAAGAATATAAAAATGTAAACAAAGCCCGAATAGATTTTGTAAATCAATTAATTGCAAATAAAGGAAACCAAAAAACAATCGAAAAAGGCGGCATGGGACTTGAGACCGAAGATATTGGTTTGATTTATGGAACTTTTGGATTAATCGCTTTGACATTAGGCGGAATTCTGGGTGGAATTGCAATCTCAAAACAAGGTCTTACAAAATGGATGCTTCCAATGATTTTGACCATGCATTTACCTATAATTGGTTTTATCTTGTTGGCGCATTTTCATCCGGCTTCTATTTATTATATTTATGCTGTTGTAATAATCGAACAGTTTGGTTACGGTTTTGGTTTTGCTGCTTTCATGATGTATTTAATTTATGTAGCTGAAGGAGAATCTAAAACTGCGCATTACGCTCTTGCAACCGGATTTATGGCTATGGGAATGATGTTGCCTGGAATGGTTAGCGGTTATATTCAGGAATATTTAGGCTACGGAAATTTCTTTATTTGGGTATTTCTAGCTACAATTCCGGGAATTATTTTATCACGTTTTTTAATTTTCCCAAAAGACTTTGGGAAAAAATCTGAAGAAGTTTAA
- a CDS encoding GNAT family N-acetyltransferase, protein MSSLKRTNSDDIDFINLVVLLDQDLKIRDGKDHNFYNQFNKTDKIKHVIVFYENDIAVGCGAFREKESDKVEIKRMFVHPDFRKKGIASAVLKELEIWAKEVGYTYTILETGKNQPEAINLYQKQDYTIIPNYPPYEKMENSVCMKKTL, encoded by the coding sequence ATGAGCAGCTTAAAAAGAACAAACTCAGACGATATTGATTTTATAAATCTGGTAGTTTTATTAGATCAGGATTTAAAAATCAGAGACGGAAAAGATCACAACTTTTACAATCAGTTTAATAAAACCGATAAAATAAAACACGTTATCGTTTTTTATGAAAATGATATTGCTGTAGGTTGTGGCGCTTTTAGAGAAAAAGAAAGTGACAAAGTCGAAATCAAACGCATGTTTGTACATCCTGATTTCCGAAAAAAAGGAATCGCATCTGCCGTTCTGAAAGAATTAGAAATTTGGGCGAAAGAAGTAGGTTATACTTACACGATTTTAGAAACCGGAAAAAATCAACCGGAAGCTATAAATCTATACCAAAAACAAGATTACACTATAATTCCAAATTATCCTCCTTACGAAAAAATGGAAAATAGTGTTTGCATGAAAAAGACTTTATAA
- a CDS encoding glycoside hydrolase family 3 N-terminal domain-containing protein: MKMTAEALRQKVGQFFFPAVFINDTEENIQETERLIKEHNIGGLTFFHSRASAATNYESKKKVVFNDDSYQKIKDLIVRYQKAASTPLLISIDAEWGLAMRIEKTPQYPYAITLGALPESKSALVYEVGKQIGLDLKAAGIHYNLSPLADINNNPNNPVIGYRSFGENKEKVADFAVEYLKGMSEVGILGCLKHFPGHGNTNVDSHLGLPVLKETLEELLENELYPFIKGIENNVDSIMIGHLAVPSLNDGKDTSATLSKPIIETLLRKKLGYDGLVISDALNMHSVSKLYETKGELEWEAFNAGNDVLCFAENVPEGIEAILKNASPERIEESFNRIMKAKEKVGILSDSNFTSGELNFEKTSKLNLEIAQNSITKIIDNSNTELASEAQKNNHLAKLSLYKNVENTFFKTLNSELKSPEFTFENLELSDISLIKKELQNFETIIISLFVPKAKPMNNFEINDEVLELLSELLQTKKCIIYVFGNPYVLPIIQNLSKASGLIQVYQDFEEFQKVAGIQFLENNYCNGSLPVNIELQ; the protein is encoded by the coding sequence ATGAAAATGACAGCTGAAGCATTAAGACAAAAAGTGGGACAATTCTTTTTTCCCGCAGTTTTTATAAACGATACCGAAGAAAACATTCAGGAAACAGAACGTTTAATAAAGGAACACAACATAGGCGGATTGACTTTTTTTCATAGTCGTGCCAGTGCTGCGACGAACTATGAAAGCAAGAAAAAGGTAGTTTTTAATGATGACAGTTATCAAAAAATTAAAGACTTAATTGTTCGATACCAAAAAGCCGCTTCTACCCCACTTTTAATCAGTATTGATGCCGAATGGGGTTTGGCAATGCGTATCGAAAAAACACCACAATATCCGTATGCTATTACACTTGGTGCTTTGCCTGAAAGTAAATCAGCTTTAGTTTATGAAGTTGGAAAACAAATTGGTTTAGACTTAAAAGCTGCCGGAATTCATTATAATTTATCGCCACTGGCAGACATTAATAACAACCCAAATAATCCGGTTATTGGCTATCGTTCTTTTGGTGAAAACAAAGAAAAAGTAGCCGATTTTGCTGTGGAATATTTAAAAGGAATGTCTGAAGTTGGAATTTTAGGCTGCCTGAAACATTTTCCCGGACACGGAAACACAAATGTAGATTCGCATTTAGGATTACCGGTTTTAAAGGAAACTCTTGAAGAATTACTGGAAAACGAATTATACCCTTTTATTAAAGGAATCGAAAATAATGTTGATTCCATTATGATTGGGCATTTAGCCGTTCCGAGTTTGAATGACGGAAAAGACACCTCGGCAACTTTATCAAAACCAATTATCGAAACACTTTTGCGCAAAAAACTAGGTTATGACGGTTTAGTAATTTCTGATGCACTAAACATGCACAGCGTTTCTAAATTGTACGAAACTAAAGGCGAACTGGAATGGGAAGCTTTCAACGCCGGAAATGATGTTTTATGCTTCGCCGAAAATGTTCCGGAAGGAATTGAGGCAATTCTAAAAAACGCATCGCCGGAACGTATCGAAGAAAGTTTTAACAGAATCATGAAAGCCAAAGAAAAAGTTGGAATTCTTTCTGATTCAAATTTTACTTCAGGAGAATTAAACTTCGAAAAAACATCAAAACTGAATCTTGAAATTGCTCAAAATTCAATTACAAAAATTATTGATAATTCGAATACTGAATTAGCTTCCGAAGCTCAAAAAAATAATCATTTAGCAAAATTGAGTTTATATAAAAATGTCGAAAACACTTTCTTCAAAACTTTAAATTCCGAGTTAAAATCTCCTGAATTTACTTTTGAAAATTTAGAACTTTCCGATATTTCTTTAATCAAAAAAGAACTTCAAAATTTCGAAACCATCATCATTTCATTGTTTGTTCCAAAGGCAAAACCAATGAACAATTTCGAAATTAATGATGAAGTTCTAGAACTGCTTTCCGAATTGCTTCAAACCAAAAAATGCATCATTTATGTTTTCGGAAATCCGTATGTTTTACCAATAATTCAGAATCTTTCTAAGGCTTCCGGACTAATTCAGGTCTATCAGGATTTTGAAGAATTTCAAAAAGTTGCAGGAATTCAATTTTTAGAAAATAATTATTGTAACGGAAGTTTACCCGTGAATATTGAGCTTCAATAA
- a CDS encoding peroxiredoxin: protein MSLVGKKFPSIAVDAISEMGDNLKINIFEEAVNNNKKVLLFWYPKDFTFVCPTELHAFQAALPEFEKRNTIVIGASCDTNEVHFAWLNTPKNNGGIEGVTYPILADTNRNLSNILGILDIDSTEYSEETDSVIIEGSNVTFRATYLIDETGKIFHESVNDMPLGRNVNEYLRMVDAYTHIQTKGEVCPANWEAGKEAMSADRLSTAEYLSAN from the coding sequence ATGTCTTTAGTAGGAAAAAAATTCCCAAGTATTGCAGTAGATGCTATTTCAGAAATGGGTGATAACTTAAAAATCAACATCTTTGAAGAAGCAGTAAACAACAACAAAAAAGTATTATTGTTTTGGTATCCAAAAGATTTCACTTTTGTATGTCCAACTGAACTACACGCCTTTCAAGCTGCATTACCAGAATTTGAAAAAAGAAATACTATCGTAATCGGAGCTTCATGTGATACAAACGAAGTACACTTTGCTTGGTTAAATACTCCAAAAAATAACGGTGGAATCGAAGGTGTAACTTACCCAATCTTAGCTGATACAAACCGTAACTTATCTAACATCTTAGGAATTTTAGATATTGATTCTACAGAATACAGCGAAGAAACTGATTCAGTTATCATCGAAGGTTCAAACGTAACTTTCAGAGCTACTTACCTTATTGACGAAACTGGAAAAATCTTCCACGAAAGTGTTAACGATATGCCATTAGGTCGTAACGTAAACGAATACTTACGTATGGTTGACGCTTATACTCACATCCAAACTAAAGGTGAAGTTTGTCCTGCAAACTGGGAAGCTGGTAAAGAAGCAATGTCTGCTGACAGATTAAGCACTGCTGAATACTTGAGCGCAAACTAA
- a CDS encoding thioredoxin family protein, producing MLIDLNEDTLADLVAKNEKVVVQYSASWCGNCRIMKPKFKKLATENEAITFVLVDAENSPESRKLANVSNLPTFATFVNGQLVGETQTNKQEVLIDLVNAIA from the coding sequence ATGTTAATCGACTTAAACGAAGATACGTTAGCAGATTTAGTTGCTAAAAATGAAAAAGTAGTAGTACAATATTCAGCTTCATGGTGTGGAAATTGCCGTATTATGAAACCAAAATTCAAAAAATTAGCAACAGAAAATGAAGCTATCACTTTTGTTTTGGTTGATGCTGAAAATTCTCCGGAATCAAGAAAATTAGCCAATGTGAGCAACTTGCCAACATTCGCTACTTTCGTAAACGGACAATTAGTTGGAGAAACTCAAACCAACAAACAAGAAGTTTTAATCGACTTGGTAAACGCTATTGCTTAA
- a CDS encoding DUF535 family protein — protein MSTISESWRFTLQAFPGRDKKFVRKQKLKSLYHTMLNPLLTSKWHKALNSEDLLSIAQSFPEIYIKPYRNYLSIQWNTERRLKVILDTYRFANKIGLSKHIYSDKKTKITHVESVNGFVFNLIIEYDLRFMKEGDFTFSIECEELGGRIVAASFSFEEMTEGNWACRIGCIQGHDKNEEYTSKIAQKHLNGLRPKSFVVHAIQEFSRYVNISEIYGVGDEIQTYRGKHLIHLSKKHAIKFDYNKFWIEIGGKSTSDGWFKLPATTIRKVERDLKTCKRALYRRRYVMFDELALKIEDFVHNNLVLQGEKIEKPKIEV, from the coding sequence ATGTCAACTATTTCCGAAAGTTGGCGTTTTACTCTACAAGCATTTCCAGGAAGAGATAAAAAATTTGTGAGAAAGCAAAAACTGAAAAGCTTATATCACACGATGCTAAATCCATTGTTAACAAGTAAGTGGCATAAAGCACTTAATTCTGAAGATTTATTATCGATAGCCCAGAGCTTTCCAGAAATATATATAAAGCCTTATAGGAATTATTTGTCTATTCAATGGAATACAGAGCGTCGTTTAAAAGTAATATTGGACACCTATCGATTTGCGAATAAAATTGGATTATCAAAACATATTTATTCGGATAAAAAAACAAAGATTACTCACGTTGAAAGTGTTAATGGTTTTGTTTTTAATCTTATTATAGAGTACGATTTGAGGTTCATGAAAGAGGGAGATTTTACCTTTTCAATTGAATGTGAGGAGCTCGGCGGTCGAATCGTTGCAGCATCGTTTTCATTTGAAGAAATGACAGAAGGAAATTGGGCATGTAGAATTGGTTGTATTCAAGGGCATGATAAAAATGAAGAGTATACATCAAAAATTGCTCAAAAACATTTGAATGGACTACGTCCTAAATCGTTTGTCGTTCATGCAATTCAGGAATTTTCCAGATATGTCAATATAAGCGAAATTTATGGAGTAGGAGATGAAATTCAAACGTATCGTGGAAAACATTTGATTCATTTGTCTAAAAAACATGCCATAAAATTTGATTACAACAAATTTTGGATTGAAATAGGAGGAAAATCTACTAGCGATGGTTGGTTTAAATTGCCAGCAACTACTATTCGCAAGGTTGAGCGTGATCTTAAAACATGCAAACGTGCTCTGTATCGCCGAAGATACGTCATGTTTGATGAACTGGCTTTAAAAATTGAAGATTTTGTCCATAATAATTTGGTGTTGCAAGGTGAAAAAATTGAAAAACCAAAAATAGAAGTTTAA
- the tpx gene encoding thiol peroxidase: MASITLGGNPIHTSGELPTVGSQLADFKLVQNDLSVASLSNFAGKKLVLNIFPSIDTGTCATSVRKFNESASNLENTTVLCISRDLPFAQKRFCGAEGLANVVNLSDFQEGTFGKANGLEIVDGPLAGLHSRAIIVVDADGKVTHTEQVAEIANEPNYEAALAAL, from the coding sequence ATGGCTTCAATAACATTAGGAGGAAATCCGATTCATACATCAGGTGAATTACCAACAGTAGGTTCTCAACTAGCTGATTTCAAATTAGTACAAAACGATTTATCAGTTGCTTCATTAAGCAATTTCGCAGGAAAAAAATTAGTTTTAAATATTTTCCCTAGTATAGATACAGGAACTTGTGCAACTTCTGTTAGAAAATTCAACGAAAGTGCAAGCAACTTAGAAAACACTACTGTTTTATGTATTTCAAGAGATTTACCATTTGCTCAAAAACGTTTTTGTGGAGCCGAAGGTTTAGCAAATGTTGTAAACTTATCTGATTTTCAAGAAGGTACTTTTGGTAAAGCAAACGGTTTAGAAATCGTTGACGGACCTTTGGCCGGATTACACTCAAGAGCAATCATTGTTGTTGACGCTGACGGAAAAGTTACGCATACAGAACAAGTTGCTGAAATAGCAAACGAACCAAATTACGAAGCGGCTTTAGCAGCACTATAA
- a CDS encoding diacylglycerol kinase family protein, whose amino-acid sequence MEFQKDNTFVTGRLKSMTYAFNGAVKLIKTEHSIMVQFSLGIIMTIAGFYFHISQTEWLCQTLAIGLVISIEGLNTAVEKIADFIHPDYSKRIGFIKDIAAGAVFFAALTAIAIGLIIYIPKFI is encoded by the coding sequence ATGGAATTTCAAAAAGATAATACTTTTGTTACAGGCCGATTAAAAAGCATGACTTATGCATTTAATGGTGCTGTAAAACTTATTAAAACAGAACACAGCATTATGGTTCAATTCTCACTGGGAATTATCATGACCATTGCTGGTTTTTATTTTCATATTTCTCAAACTGAATGGCTTTGTCAAACACTGGCAATTGGTTTGGTTATAAGTATTGAAGGATTGAACACGGCGGTTGAAAAAATTGCTGATTTTATTCATCCTGATTACAGCAAACGAATCGGATTTATTAAAGATATTGCGGCTGGAGCGGTATTTTTTGCTGCACTGACAGCAATAGCAATAGGCTTGATTATTTATATACCAAAATTTATATAG
- a CDS encoding DNA translocase FtsK, whose amino-acid sequence MAKTTKKETLDKKNEPKAETVKSWKLTKQQKFVLGCLLILFSVALLVAFISFYVNGQWQSDQSAVSQLGDRSEVVENWLGKFGAYLADLIVYGGFGIASFVLVRLFFLTGMFLALELSLKKLKNIWFWDLFAIIIVSVLFGFFATSAPELGGTIGYELNLFLQDYIGKTGTLLTLLFGLIIYLIFKIKLSPEKIQSYFDSTKKEFNSELSSIKTPQQPESAYNLEEFAIEEDPELDNIHLKTNVSQFEINKEALKPTINNSSEIDLNPVAKPVQMDIKPVTVAPVVHTEEFVIEKAEEEDIIEENLASRLVADFGLFDPTLDLSNYKFPTIDLLKEYSTGGITINQEELEENKNKIVDTLRNYKIEIAQIKATVGPSVTLYEIVPEAGIRISKIKSLEDDIALSLSALGIRIIAPIPGKGTIGIEVPNKNPTMVSMKSVIGSAKFQEAEMELPIALGKTISNETFVVDLAKMPHLLMAGATGQGKSVGLNAVLTSLLYKKHPAEVKFVLVDPKKVELTLFNKIERHYLAKLPDTEDAIITDNAKVVNTLNSLCVEMDNRYSLLKDAMVRNIKEYNEKFRSRKLNPEAGHRFLPYIILVVDEFADLIMTAGKEVEIPIARLAQLARAIGIHLIIATQRPSVNVITGLIKANFPARIAFRVTSKIDSRTILDTQGADQLIGRGDLLYTNGNDVVRVQCAFIDTPEVEKITDFIGSQKAYATAYLLPEFVGEETGINLDMDISERDTLFREAAEIIVNAQQGSASLLQRKLKLGYNRAGRLIDQLEAAGIVGPFEGSKARSVNISDLSALDQFFNNEQN is encoded by the coding sequence ATGGCAAAAACAACCAAAAAAGAAACTTTAGACAAAAAAAACGAACCAAAAGCTGAGACGGTAAAATCTTGGAAATTAACCAAACAACAAAAATTTGTTTTGGGATGCCTTTTGATACTCTTTTCAGTTGCATTATTAGTAGCATTTATTTCTTTTTACGTCAACGGACAATGGCAATCTGACCAAAGTGCGGTTAGCCAGCTTGGCGACCGTTCAGAAGTTGTAGAAAATTGGCTCGGAAAATTCGGGGCTTATCTCGCCGACCTGATTGTGTATGGAGGATTTGGAATTGCTTCTTTTGTATTAGTGCGTCTGTTTTTCCTTACCGGAATGTTTTTAGCATTAGAATTATCTCTAAAAAAACTCAAAAACATATGGTTTTGGGACTTATTTGCTATTATTATTGTTTCTGTTCTATTTGGATTTTTTGCCACTTCTGCTCCTGAATTAGGAGGAACAATTGGTTATGAACTAAATTTATTCCTACAGGATTACATCGGAAAAACCGGAACTTTACTGACGCTGCTTTTTGGATTAATAATCTATTTAATCTTTAAAATTAAGCTGTCGCCAGAGAAAATTCAATCGTATTTTGATTCTACTAAAAAAGAATTCAACTCTGAGTTAAGTTCTATAAAAACGCCTCAACAACCGGAAAGTGCTTACAATCTGGAAGAATTCGCCATTGAGGAAGATCCTGAATTAGACAACATTCATTTAAAAACTAATGTTAGTCAATTCGAAATCAACAAAGAAGCTTTAAAGCCAACTATCAATAATTCATCTGAAATTGATTTGAATCCGGTTGCAAAACCAGTTCAAATGGACATAAAACCGGTAACAGTTGCTCCTGTAGTACACACTGAAGAATTTGTCATAGAAAAAGCAGAAGAAGAAGATATTATTGAAGAAAACCTGGCTTCTCGCCTTGTGGCTGATTTTGGATTATTTGACCCAACTTTAGATTTATCGAATTACAAATTCCCAACCATCGATTTATTAAAAGAATATTCGACCGGCGGAATCACAATTAATCAGGAAGAATTAGAAGAAAATAAAAACAAAATTGTAGACACACTTCGTAACTACAAAATTGAAATTGCACAGATTAAAGCAACCGTAGGTCCATCTGTAACTTTATACGAAATAGTACCGGAAGCGGGAATCAGAATTTCTAAAATTAAAAGCTTAGAAGATGATATTGCTTTATCACTTTCGGCATTAGGAATTCGTATTATTGCGCCAATTCCAGGAAAAGGAACTATTGGTATCGAGGTTCCTAATAAGAATCCTACCATGGTTTCTATGAAAAGTGTTATTGGATCAGCGAAGTTTCAGGAAGCTGAAATGGAATTGCCAATTGCTTTAGGAAAAACAATTTCAAACGAGACTTTTGTTGTCGATTTAGCCAAAATGCCTCACTTATTGATGGCAGGAGCTACAGGACAAGGAAAATCTGTTGGTTTGAATGCAGTTTTAACTTCTCTTTTATACAAAAAACACCCGGCCGAAGTAAAATTCGTTTTGGTGGATCCAAAGAAAGTAGAGCTTACACTTTTTAATAAAATCGAAAGACATTATTTAGCCAAACTTCCGGATACTGAGGATGCAATTATTACTGACAATGCAAAAGTGGTTAATACATTAAACTCACTTTGTGTTGAAATGGATAATCGTTATTCTTTATTGAAAGATGCGATGGTTCGTAATATTAAAGAATATAACGAAAAATTCAGATCGAGAAAATTGAATCCCGAAGCCGGACACCGCTTTTTACCTTACATTATATTAGTTGTCGATGAGTTTGCCGATTTGATTATGACTGCCGGTAAAGAAGTCGAAATTCCTATTGCGCGTTTAGCTCAGTTGGCGCGTGCGATTGGTATTCACTTAATTATTGCAACACAAAGACCATCGGTTAACGTTATTACCGGTTTGATTAAGGCGAATTTCCCTGCCAGAATCGCTTTTAGAGTAACTTCAAAAATTGACTCGAGAACTATTCTGGACACACAAGGAGCCGATCAGTTAATTGGTCGTGGAGATTTATTATATACCAACGGAAATGATGTTGTTCGTGTACAATGTGCATTTATTGACACTCCAGAGGTCGAAAAAATTACGGATTTTATTGGTTCACAAAAAGCTTATGCCACAGCTTATTTACTTCCAGAGTTTGTTGGGGAAGAAACTGGCATTAATCTTGATATGGATATTTCTGAAAGAGATACCTTATTTAGAGAAGCTGCTGAGATTATTGTCAATGCACAACAAGGTTCAGCTTCATTACTGCAAAGAAAATTAAAATTAGGATACAACAGAGCCGGTCGTTTGATCGATCAGCTGGAAGCAGCTGGAATTGTTGGTCCGTTTGAAGGCAGTAAAGCACGAAGCGTGAACATATCTGATTTAAGTGCTCTTGATCAATTTTTTAATAATGAACAAAATTAA
- a CDS encoding outer membrane lipoprotein carrier protein LolA has protein sequence MKTKIQEINHNSIANMTKKCLQMAIILLLSLTSIQAQDKKAKDLLNEVTSKIKSYDNIVIDFKYSLNNAKENINQDSKGNVTMKGNQFVLNFMGVTKIFDGQKTYTINPEDEEVTVSKVNEKDDTAITPSKMLTFFNSGYKYNMDIVQNVKGRKIQYIKLAPTNTKDQRKEILLGIDVQTKHIYNLIETGKNGTKTTLTVNSFKTNQPLSKNQFTFVASKYPKYYINKLD, from the coding sequence ATGAAAACAAAAATTCAAGAAATCAACCACAATTCTATCGCTAACATGACTAAAAAGTGTCTTCAAATGGCAATTATTTTGCTTTTGAGCCTCACTTCTATTCAAGCTCAGGATAAAAAAGCAAAAGATTTATTGAACGAAGTAACTTCTAAAATAAAAAGCTACGATAATATTGTTATCGATTTTAAATATTCTTTGAATAACGCTAAAGAAAATATCAATCAGGATAGCAAAGGAAATGTAACCATGAAAGGCAATCAATTTGTATTGAATTTTATGGGTGTTACTAAAATATTTGATGGACAAAAAACATATACTATAAACCCTGAAGATGAAGAAGTTACTGTTTCTAAAGTAAATGAAAAGGATGATACTGCTATTACACCTTCAAAAATGCTTACTTTCTTCAATTCCGGATACAAATACAACATGGACATTGTTCAAAATGTTAAAGGAAGAAAAATTCAATATATCAAATTAGCTCCTACAAATACAAAAGATCAAAGAAAAGAGATTCTTTTAGGTATTGATGTGCAAACAAAACACATCTATAATTTGATTGAAACTGGAAAAAATGGAACAAAAACTACTTTAACCGTTAATTCTTTTAAAACCAACCAGCCTTTATCAAAAAATCAATTTACATTTGTAGCGAGCAAATATCCAAAATACTACATCAATAAATTAGACTAA